One sulfur-oxidizing endosymbiont of Gigantopelta aegis genomic region harbors:
- a CDS encoding DUF4123 domain-containing protein yields the protein MSEAILHHPLETIHQILLNGESNVYALIDINSRQSLRGELFNLSDDPIFYNLFHATAMQELRDQSPCLIQIQLNQYDFLTHLLNEAPEHFMLIFSNHHFETLSQHWQSLLTVYALDGEVAIFKFYTAQILGPYLKACQPYEQAQLLAFCDAVYLYDELDKWSCVYQLNPELALPLSDLKKIDPPLKTAWWHLKEAHFIYLQSLTEQALISNLGDHLLEWHLDALLPYQNKTLSKLIQHGIKRARHYGLKTREELSFFLGLMFELAADFDEHPKIQQWLINRTPDTSVLALVDQMHDTVWDSMHNDPESPAWKEMPNDSASLNISPLNIANDNHLSGSFS from the coding sequence ATGAGTGAAGCTATCCTACATCATCCGCTTGAAACCATTCACCAAATCTTGCTCAATGGTGAAAGCAATGTCTATGCACTCATAGACATCAATTCCAGACAATCACTGCGAGGTGAACTATTCAACCTCAGTGACGACCCAATTTTTTACAACCTGTTTCATGCAACCGCTATGCAGGAACTACGTGACCAATCGCCCTGCTTAATACAAATTCAATTAAACCAATATGATTTTCTGACTCACTTATTAAATGAAGCCCCTGAACATTTTATGCTCATCTTTTCAAATCATCATTTTGAGACGCTCAGTCAGCACTGGCAAAGCCTACTTACAGTCTACGCATTAGATGGTGAAGTCGCTATTTTTAAATTCTACACGGCACAAATTCTAGGCCCTTATTTAAAAGCCTGCCAGCCTTATGAACAGGCACAACTACTGGCATTTTGTGATGCCGTTTATCTCTATGATGAACTCGATAAATGGTCATGTGTTTATCAATTAAATCCTGAATTGGCATTACCATTATCTGATTTAAAAAAGATAGATCCACCATTAAAAACTGCTTGGTGGCATTTAAAAGAAGCACATTTTATCTACTTACAGTCTCTCACAGAACAAGCATTGATAAGCAATTTGGGCGATCATCTTTTAGAGTGGCATCTCGATGCCTTATTACCTTATCAAAACAAAACCCTGAGCAAGTTAATTCAGCATGGCATTAAACGCGCTCGGCATTATGGCCTGAAGACAAGGGAAGAACTCAGCTTTTTTTTAGGACTCATGTTTGAACTCGCTGCCGATTTTGATGAGCACCCAAAAATTCAACAATGGCTTATTAATAGAACGCCTGACACATCGGTTCTGGCGTTGGTTGACCAAATGCATGATACCGTGTGGGATAGTATGCATAATGATCCGGAATCACCTGCCTGGAAAGAAATGCCTAACGACAGTGCATCTTTAAACATTTCACCTTTAAACATTGCTAATGACAATCACCTATCAGGAAGTTTCTCATAA